A genomic window from Gemmatimonadaceae bacterium includes:
- a CDS encoding YraN family protein: MTAHNQRLGHLGERIAERWLRKHGYTILARRFKFGRRDIDLVAQRDATVAFVEVKARKGDEFGDPVEAVHHRKQRELSKSARVWIDRHGRDGEQYQFDVVGVLIAPERIAVKHVTNAFTV; this comes from the coding sequence ATGACCGCCCACAACCAACGCCTCGGCCACCTCGGCGAACGCATCGCCGAGCGCTGGCTCCGCAAACACGGCTACACCATCCTCGCCCGCCGCTTCAAGTTCGGCCGGCGCGACATCGACCTCGTCGCCCAACGCGACGCCACCGTCGCCTTTGTCGAAGTCAAGGCGCGCAAAGGCGACGAGTTCGGCGATCCGGTGGAAGCCGTACATCACCGCAAGCAGCGCGAACTCAGCAAGTCCGCGCGCGTCTGGATCGATCGGCACGGCAGGGACGGCGAGCAGTACCAGTTCGACGTCGTCGGCGTGCTCATCGCGCCGGAGCGCATCGCGGTCAAACACGTCACCAACGCATTCACGGTGTGA
- a CDS encoding DNA translocase FtsK 4TM domain-containing protein has product MPRKPALDELPPADSPLAPKSPRRSRVRKGDSDAKKTDADSLRPPSSVELATEARKRYVAREISGIALLLGALFIAGALIFGRAPAATESCAAAGGAFGPVGGCIRWSVLGLVGALAAVIVPLIPAVHGLRLLGRLEESEDQRFLVFTIGLAAIIPIAAGLARLGIVAPGSPDVLAGLWGAIAAYYLTEVIGFAGAWILVAIGFSALAAVTLGWNPVRVLLNIGRKQNGDQRRGAEGTENGTTLAEALAPDAAEMPSVDLSLMGITPKAAAAAVPTREEPRIEEPLDTLVDESEDDPQLALKGNKTKTGGLKGKTTPAEQDAVAGRIRHPSSVPVPVPGSGSVPAQAPDALPSIDLLTPPPERNEALNKAQLDQMGAKLIDSLATFKVSGTLTGRTSGPTVTQFEIEPAPGVKVRQFANLANDLALAMRAPSIRIVAPIPGKGAVGVEVPNPTPEMVAFREMLESKDYQSKPMALPIGLGRDLEGKPVIADLAKMPHLLIAGATGSGKSVCVNTIITSLIYRHTPKTLRFLMVDPKMVELSVYNVLPHLRHKVVTDNRDAASVLKWAVLEMQERYALLAENGARNIQDFNQKVRDGQELRKPKAPNVGFEDRDYKGGVLPYIVVVIDELADLMMTVAAEVETPLAMLAQKARAIGIHLILATQRPSVNVITGLIKANFPSRIAFRVASQIDSRTILDGMGAESLLGNGDMLFIPPGKSEPSRLQGAFLSNDDTERLVSWYRERKEARKAAMEAEGLIAIDESAAEEDILARVKALEALEAGGGEESVEDPSDRDKLFREAAEVCIQHQGGSTSLLQRRLKIGYGRAARIIDQLHLAGVLGPPDGSKPRDVLVGLEDLDRIAGDRAA; this is encoded by the coding sequence ATGCCCCGCAAGCCGGCCCTCGACGAACTCCCCCCCGCCGATTCCCCCCTGGCGCCCAAGTCCCCACGACGCTCCCGCGTCCGCAAGGGCGACAGCGACGCCAAGAAGACGGACGCCGACAGCCTCCGTCCTCCGTCATCCGTCGAGCTCGCTACTGAAGCCCGCAAGCGCTACGTCGCCCGCGAAATCTCCGGCATCGCCCTCCTCCTCGGCGCCCTCTTCATCGCCGGTGCCCTGATCTTCGGCCGCGCCCCCGCCGCCACCGAATCCTGCGCCGCCGCCGGCGGCGCCTTCGGCCCCGTTGGCGGCTGCATCCGCTGGTCCGTCCTCGGCCTCGTCGGCGCGCTCGCCGCCGTCATCGTCCCGCTCATCCCGGCCGTCCACGGCCTGCGACTCCTCGGCCGCCTCGAGGAGAGCGAGGACCAGCGCTTCCTCGTCTTCACCATCGGCCTCGCCGCCATCATCCCCATCGCCGCCGGCCTCGCGCGGCTCGGCATCGTCGCGCCCGGCAGCCCCGACGTCCTCGCCGGCCTCTGGGGCGCCATCGCCGCGTACTACCTCACCGAAGTCATCGGCTTCGCGGGTGCGTGGATCCTCGTCGCGATTGGCTTCTCCGCGCTCGCCGCAGTCACGCTGGGGTGGAATCCGGTTCGGGTGCTCCTGAATATCGGGCGCAAGCAGAACGGTGATCAACGCAGAGGCGCAGAGGGCACAGAGAACGGCACTACGCTCGCCGAGGCCTTGGCGCCTGACGCGGCGGAGATGCCGAGTGTGGATCTCTCATTGATGGGGATCACGCCCAAGGCTGCTGCGGCTGCGGTACCCACGCGCGAGGAGCCCCGCATCGAGGAGCCGCTCGACACGCTGGTGGACGAGTCGGAAGACGACCCCCAGCTCGCGCTCAAGGGCAACAAGACGAAGACCGGAGGACTGAAGGGAAAGACCACGCCAGCCGAGCAGGATGCGGTTGCAGGTCGCATCCGTCATCCGTCATCCGTCCCCGTCCCCGTCCCCGGCTCCGGCTCCGTCCCCGCCCAAGCCCCCGACGCCCTCCCCAGCATCGACCTCCTCACCCCGCCCCCCGAGCGCAACGAAGCCCTCAACAAAGCCCAGCTCGACCAGATGGGCGCCAAGCTCATCGACTCGCTGGCGACCTTCAAGGTCAGCGGCACGCTCACCGGGCGCACCAGCGGGCCGACGGTCACGCAGTTCGAGATCGAGCCGGCGCCGGGCGTGAAGGTGCGGCAGTTCGCCAACCTCGCCAACGATCTCGCGCTGGCGATGCGCGCGCCGAGCATCCGCATCGTCGCGCCGATCCCGGGCAAGGGCGCCGTGGGCGTCGAGGTGCCGAACCCGACGCCGGAGATGGTCGCATTCCGCGAGATGCTGGAGTCCAAGGACTACCAGTCCAAGCCGATGGCCCTTCCCATCGGGCTCGGCCGCGACCTCGAGGGCAAGCCCGTCATCGCCGACCTCGCCAAGATGCCGCACCTGCTCATCGCCGGTGCGACGGGCTCGGGCAAGTCGGTCTGCGTCAACACCATCATCACGTCGCTCATCTACCGGCACACGCCCAAGACGCTGCGCTTCTTGATGGTGGACCCGAAGATGGTGGAGCTCAGCGTCTACAACGTGCTGCCGCACCTGCGACACAAGGTCGTCACCGACAACCGCGACGCGGCCTCGGTGCTCAAGTGGGCCGTGCTGGAGATGCAGGAGCGCTACGCCCTCCTCGCCGAGAACGGCGCGCGCAACATCCAGGACTTCAACCAGAAGGTCCGCGACGGCCAGGAGCTCCGGAAGCCGAAGGCCCCCAACGTTGGTTTCGAGGACCGCGACTACAAGGGCGGCGTCCTGCCGTACATCGTCGTCGTCATCGACGAACTCGCCGACCTGATGATGACCGTGGCCGCCGAGGTTGAGACGCCGCTGGCGATGCTCGCGCAGAAGGCGCGCGCCATCGGCATCCACCTCATCCTCGCCACGCAGCGGCCCTCCGTGAACGTCATCACCGGCCTCATCAAGGCGAACTTCCCGAGCCGCATCGCCTTCCGCGTGGCCAGCCAGATCGACTCACGCACCATCCTCGACGGGATGGGCGCCGAGAGCCTGCTCGGCAACGGCGATATGCTCTTCATCCCGCCCGGCAAGAGCGAGCCCAGCCGCCTGCAGGGCGCGTTCTTGAGCAACGACGACACCGAGCGCCTCGTGAGCTGGTATCGGGAGCGCAAGGAAGCGCGCAAGGCGGCGATGGAAGCCGAGGGCCTCATCGCCATCGACGAGAGCGCCGCCGAGGAGGACATCCTGGCGCGCGTGAAGGCGTTGGAGGCGCTGGAGGCCGGGGGCGGGGAAGAGTCCGTGGAGGACCCCAGCGACCGCGACAAGCTCTTCCGCGAAGCGGCGGAGGTGTGCATCCAGCATCAGGGCGGCTCGACCTCGCTCCTGCAGCGCCGGCTCAAGATCGGCTACGGCCGTGCGGCGCGGATCATCGACCAGCTCCACCTGGCGGGGGTGCTGGGGCCGCCGGATGGCTCGAAGCCGCGCGATGTGTTGGTGGGACTAGAGGACCTGGATCGGATCGCGGGGGATCGCGCGGCGTAG
- a CDS encoding serine/threonine protein kinase, giving the protein MTQHRSTYSDLLIERLRRATIGRYDIYAQLGAGGMATVYLALDLALDRKVAIKVLDPALTAEPENVARFKREAKVAASLTHPNVIAIHAVGDDADVAYFVMQFVEGRALDSVVREDGAQSVTFVRGVVAAAGSALHYAHNRGVVHRDVKPANLMLDREGRIVVADFGIAKLEDGKGLTMTGSVIGTPYYMAPEQFQGQPVTAAADQYALGVVAFELLTGRQPYAGATVAEVMKGHLFDPIPSVRSLRPDVPESIEQAITRMLAKEPAERFASLDDAVKAFGSVSSTQEQELRTQIIRLAQSGVMAQPQISVPLSPAPAVPAGSAARGGAAAPAAPAEPAAAPRSGVTHHASRYPWVLAGIALVFGVGIATAMLRPDLVNRARKALAAGNADLSDTGVVIGAADVPRVAPAPGGDAEAAKRARELRDSIEQAQAADRLREPAQRPIRDSLAALAAARRERLAAAGVDTARPSSVGPQPIPGAMVYARITVSSTCPGAQYSVDGAAWIALGARGSQTIEHLAGDVRLRVRSRAGVVWDSTFTVESGTRHTIGPRPTTCR; this is encoded by the coding sequence GTGACCCAGCACCGGAGCACCTACTCCGACCTCCTGATCGAACGGCTGCGTCGGGCGACCATCGGGCGCTACGACATCTATGCGCAGCTCGGGGCCGGGGGGATGGCCACCGTGTATCTCGCGCTGGACTTGGCGCTGGACCGCAAGGTCGCGATCAAGGTCCTCGATCCCGCGCTGACCGCGGAGCCGGAGAACGTCGCGCGATTCAAGCGCGAGGCCAAGGTCGCCGCATCGCTGACGCATCCCAACGTCATCGCCATCCACGCCGTGGGGGACGATGCCGATGTCGCGTACTTCGTGATGCAGTTCGTCGAAGGGCGCGCGCTCGATTCCGTCGTGCGCGAGGATGGGGCGCAGTCCGTCACCTTCGTGCGCGGTGTCGTCGCGGCCGCCGGTTCGGCGCTGCACTATGCGCACAACCGCGGCGTCGTCCACCGTGACGTGAAGCCCGCCAACCTGATGCTCGACCGCGAAGGGCGCATCGTCGTCGCTGACTTCGGCATCGCCAAGCTCGAGGACGGCAAGGGGCTCACGATGACCGGCTCCGTCATCGGGACGCCGTACTATATGGCGCCCGAGCAGTTCCAGGGCCAACCCGTCACCGCCGCCGCCGACCAGTACGCGCTCGGCGTCGTCGCCTTCGAGTTGCTCACCGGTCGCCAGCCCTACGCCGGCGCCACCGTCGCCGAGGTGATGAAGGGGCATCTGTTCGATCCCATCCCCTCGGTGCGCAGCCTGCGGCCTGATGTGCCCGAGAGCATCGAGCAGGCCATCACGAGGATGCTCGCCAAGGAGCCCGCCGAGCGCTTCGCGTCGCTCGATGACGCGGTGAAGGCGTTCGGCTCCGTCTCGTCCACGCAGGAGCAGGAGTTGCGCACGCAGATCATCCGGCTCGCCCAGAGTGGGGTGATGGCGCAGCCGCAGATCAGCGTGCCGTTGAGTCCAGCGCCGGCCGTGCCCGCTGGGTCAGCGGCACGCGGTGGGGCCGCCGCACCTGCCGCACCCGCGGAGCCTGCCGCCGCACCGCGCAGCGGCGTGACGCATCACGCGTCGCGATATCCGTGGGTGCTCGCCGGCATCGCCCTGGTGTTCGGCGTCGGCATCGCGACGGCGATGCTGCGTCCCGACCTCGTGAACCGCGCGCGCAAAGCGCTCGCCGCCGGCAACGCTGACCTCTCCGACACCGGCGTCGTCATCGGTGCGGCTGATGTACCACGCGTGGCCCCGGCGCCTGGCGGTGACGCCGAGGCAGCCAAGCGGGCGAGGGAGCTGCGCGATTCGATTGAACAGGCGCAGGCCGCCGATCGCTTGCGAGAGCCGGCGCAGCGCCCCATCCGGGATAGCCTCGCCGCACTCGCGGCGGCGCGGCGGGAGCGGCTGGCCGCGGCGGGCGTGGACACCGCGCGCCCGTCCAGCGTGGGGCCGCAGCCGATTCCGGGGGCGATGGTGTACGCGCGCATCACCGTGAGTAGCACCTGCCCCGGGGCGCAGTACTCGGTGGATGGCGCCGCGTGGATCGCGCTGGGCGCGCGCGGGAGCCAGACGATTGAGCATCTGGCTGGGGACGTGCGACTCCGAGTGCGGTCAAGAGCCGGTGTGGTCTGGGATTCGACGTTCACCGTGGAGTCGGGCACGAGGCACACCATCGGCCCCCGACCCACAACCTGCAGGTAG
- the accC gene encoding acetyl-CoA carboxylase biotin carboxylase subunit has translation MFKRVLIANRGEIALRIIRACRELGIETVAVYSEADRESLHVRFADDDVCIGPAPARESYLRIPRLIAAAEITGADAIHPGYGFLAENAEFAETCAASNITFIGPTPQQIRTMGDKAAARAAMIANDVPVVPGSPGPVEDVDEALAIAKGMGFPVIIKAAAGGGGKGMRVANDADDFARSFQLARSEALSAFGNGSVYVEKYLTRPRHVEFQVFGDTHGNVIHLGERDCSVQRRHQKLVEEAPCPVMTPDLRRRMGEAAVKGAKAIDYVGAGTIEMLLDTDGSFYFMEMNTRIQVEHCVTEMLTGVDLVKEQIRVAAGLPLSVTETPELRGHVIECRVNAEDPQRNFQPSPGKVETFHMPGGNGVRLDTHVYAGYTVPPFYDSMIAKLIVHGRDRGEALAKMRLALDTFIVEGVTTTIPFLSTLMSHPNFVAGDVHTKFLEQEGSDLFT, from the coding sequence ATGTTCAAGCGTGTCCTCATCGCCAACCGCGGCGAAATCGCCTTGCGCATCATCCGTGCCTGCCGCGAACTCGGCATCGAGACGGTCGCCGTCTACTCCGAGGCCGACCGCGAGTCCCTGCACGTGCGCTTCGCCGACGACGACGTCTGCATCGGCCCGGCGCCGGCGCGCGAATCCTACCTGCGCATCCCGCGCCTCATCGCCGCCGCCGAGATCACCGGCGCCGACGCCATCCACCCGGGCTACGGCTTCCTCGCCGAGAACGCCGAGTTCGCCGAGACCTGCGCCGCCAGCAACATCACGTTCATCGGGCCCACGCCGCAGCAGATCCGCACGATGGGCGACAAGGCCGCCGCCCGCGCCGCGATGATCGCCAATGACGTCCCCGTCGTGCCCGGCTCGCCCGGCCCCGTCGAGGACGTGGACGAGGCCCTCGCCATCGCCAAGGGGATGGGCTTCCCCGTCATCATCAAGGCCGCGGCCGGCGGCGGCGGCAAGGGAATGCGCGTCGCCAACGACGCCGACGACTTCGCGCGTTCGTTCCAGCTCGCGCGCTCCGAGGCCCTCTCCGCCTTCGGCAACGGCTCCGTGTACGTCGAGAAGTACCTCACGCGCCCGCGCCACGTCGAGTTCCAGGTCTTCGGTGACACGCACGGCAACGTCATCCACTTGGGGGAGCGCGACTGCTCCGTGCAGCGCCGGCACCAGAAGCTCGTCGAAGAGGCCCCGTGCCCCGTGATGACGCCCGACCTGCGCCGGCGGATGGGCGAGGCCGCCGTGAAGGGCGCCAAGGCCATCGACTACGTGGGCGCCGGCACCATCGAGATGCTGCTCGACACCGATGGCTCGTTCTACTTTATGGAGATGAACACGCGCATCCAGGTGGAGCACTGCGTCACCGAGATGCTCACCGGCGTGGACCTCGTGAAGGAGCAGATCCGCGTCGCCGCCGGCCTGCCGCTGTCGGTCACCGAGACGCCCGAGCTGCGCGGCCACGTCATCGAGTGCCGCGTGAACGCCGAGGACCCGCAGCGCAACTTCCAGCCCTCCCCCGGCAAGGTCGAGACCTTCCATATGCCCGGCGGCAACGGCGTGCGGCTCGACACCCACGTGTATGCCGGGTACACCGTGCCGCCGTTCTACGACTCGATGATCGCCAAGCTCATCGTGCACGGCCGCGACCGCGGGGAGGCGCTGGCGAAGATGCGGCTGGCCCTCGACACGTTCATTGTCGAAGGGGTGACGACTACTATCCCGTTTCTGTCGACCTTGATGTCGCATCCGAACTTTGTGGCTGGGGATGTGCACACGAAATTCTTGGAGCAGGAAGGGTCGGATCTGTTTACTTGA